Proteins encoded within one genomic window of Halodesulfurarchaeum formicicum:
- a CDS encoding DUF5814 domain-containing protein, translating to MAITDKIYVKNHRQLASQLEVSFPKSAFSGATLDLLFQGELEKLDEANRERVLDFAEDFLDCSCQSNPYCGHPERKFIRYLLDLRARNLDPESIVDVMTDDYMLYAYPGDIYSFLDDAVRNLEAVEEIARVDGREKQAQLAAQRKHELL from the coding sequence GTGGCCATCACGGACAAGATCTACGTGAAAAACCATCGACAACTGGCCTCCCAGCTCGAGGTCTCCTTCCCGAAATCGGCCTTCTCGGGGGCGACCCTCGACCTGCTCTTCCAGGGCGAACTGGAGAAACTCGACGAGGCAAACCGGGAGCGAGTGCTCGACTTCGCCGAGGACTTTCTTGACTGTTCCTGTCAGTCAAACCCCTACTGTGGGCACCCCGAGCGGAAGTTCATCCGCTATCTCCTCGATCTGCGGGCGCGAAACCTCGACCCCGAATCGATCGTCGACGTCATGACCGATGACTACATGCTCTATGCGTATCCGGGAGACATCTACTCGTTTCTCGACGACGCGGTCCGGAACCTCGAAGCCGTCGAGGAGATCGCCCGGGTCGACGGACGGGAGAAACAGGCTCAACTGGCGGCCCAGCGAAAACACGAACTGCTCTGA
- a CDS encoding CopG family transcriptional regulator, translated as MGKKNKTISFRVSEEAFQALRDIAEERDISLSAVFRDYVDQLVAHEGKVRVVPENEVRETDAEEFPPRVEVPKSFVREHERLELEAQHLRDQLQEHKEYITRLQKRVEEGDAVEEVVQLEDLDEEFGSEQEPDRYQIG; from the coding sequence ATGGGGAAGAAGAACAAGACGATCTCCTTCCGGGTCAGCGAGGAGGCCTTCCAGGCCCTCAGAGACATCGCGGAGGAGCGTGACATCTCCCTCTCTGCGGTCTTTCGGGACTACGTCGATCAACTCGTCGCCCACGAGGGGAAAGTGCGGGTCGTCCCGGAGAACGAGGTCCGGGAGACCGACGCCGAGGAGTTTCCCCCACGGGTGGAGGTCCCCAAGAGCTTCGTTCGGGAACACGAGCGCCTGGAGCTGGAGGCCCAGCACCTTCGCGATCAGCTCCAGGAACACAAGGAGTACATCACCCGCCTCCAGAAGCGGGTCGAGGAGGGCGATGCAGTCGAGGAGGTCGTCCAGCTAGAGGACCTCGACGAGGAGTTCGGGTCGGAGCAGGAACCCGACCGCTATCAGATCGGATAG
- a CDS encoding RPA family protein, which produces MAETTTPTREPARRVFATELNDSTFTFKESDDERAPVYVLLPTGEQANRVLVVGTLTETEDVGNEQEYWQGRVVDPTGTVFVYAGQYQPEAAGALRELETPTYVAVVGKPRTYETDDGTVNVSIRPESITVVDQATRDRWVLETAERTLDRLENLDAETNEYGVRAREEYEDGPDRYRSAVVEALEGLDETDAAAEAPDA; this is translated from the coding sequence ATGGCCGAAACCACGACCCCGACCCGGGAGCCAGCACGCCGGGTCTTCGCGACGGAACTCAACGACTCGACGTTCACGTTCAAGGAGAGTGACGACGAGCGAGCGCCGGTGTACGTCCTGCTGCCGACTGGTGAGCAGGCCAACCGGGTGCTCGTCGTCGGGACGCTGACCGAGACCGAGGACGTGGGCAACGAGCAGGAGTACTGGCAGGGCCGGGTCGTCGACCCGACGGGGACGGTATTTGTCTACGCCGGTCAGTACCAGCCCGAGGCCGCAGGGGCACTCCGGGAACTCGAAACGCCGACCTACGTGGCCGTGGTCGGAAAACCGCGCACCTACGAGACCGACGACGGCACGGTGAACGTCTCCATCCGCCCCGAGTCGATCACGGTCGTCGATCAGGCCACCCGGGACCGCTGGGTGCTTGAGACCGCCGAGCGGACCCTCGACCGGCTCGAAAACCTGGACGCGGAGACGAACGAGTACGGGGTTCGGGCTCGCGAGGAGTACGAAGACGGGCCCGATCGCTACCGATCGGCCGTCGTCGAGGCCCTGGAGGGCCTGGACGAGACCGACGCGGCGGCCGAGGCCCCGGACGCGTAG
- a CDS encoding replication factor A (Replication protein A protects and stabilize the intermediate ssDNA that is generated by the unwinding action of a DNA helicase at the replication fork. In addition, SSBs prevent the formation of secondary structures by single-stranded template DNA.), which translates to MSDIQSAAEDIHEEFTEHLDIQIEDVANRLDRLVTEYKVPLSEARRSVENHYLEEAGLEREDLSAGSETEVSVADIDQPEEWVSLTAQVVELWEPRSDAVGQVGLLGDASGTIKFTAWAKSDLESLEEGEVYRLDNVVTDEYQGRYSVKLNKTTEITHLEEEIEVGNNDTTMEGALVDIQSGSGLIKRCPVEDCTRVLQNGRCSEHGDVEGEFDLRIKGVLDDGREVQDVIFDREMTESLTGIDLDEAKQMAQDALDTTVVVDEMEDTLLGRYYSVTGPVMGRYLLANEVEELKEPVDPDDVLIRARSM; encoded by the coding sequence ATGAGCGACATACAATCCGCGGCCGAAGACATTCACGAGGAATTCACCGAACACCTGGACATCCAGATCGAGGACGTGGCCAACCGGCTGGACCGACTCGTCACCGAGTACAAGGTCCCACTCTCCGAGGCCCGTCGCAGCGTGGAGAATCACTACCTGGAAGAGGCGGGCCTCGAACGGGAGGACCTCTCGGCCGGCAGCGAGACCGAGGTCTCGGTCGCGGACATCGACCAGCCCGAAGAGTGGGTCAGTCTGACCGCCCAGGTCGTCGAACTCTGGGAGCCCCGCAGCGATGCAGTCGGGCAGGTTGGCCTGCTCGGCGATGCGAGTGGGACCATCAAGTTCACCGCCTGGGCCAAGTCCGACCTCGAATCTCTCGAGGAGGGGGAGGTCTATCGCCTGGACAACGTCGTCACCGACGAGTACCAGGGCCGATACTCGGTCAAACTCAACAAGACGACCGAGATCACCCACCTCGAGGAGGAGATCGAGGTCGGGAACAACGACACCACCATGGAGGGCGCGCTGGTGGACATCCAGTCCGGGAGCGGGCTCATCAAGCGCTGTCCCGTCGAGGACTGCACCCGAGTGCTCCAGAACGGCCGCTGTTCGGAGCACGGCGACGTCGAAGGCGAGTTCGACCTGCGCATCAAAGGGGTCCTCGACGACGGCCGGGAGGTCCAGGACGTGATCTTCGACCGGGAGATGACCGAATCACTCACCGGGATCGACCTGGACGAGGCAAAGCAGATGGCCCAGGACGCGTTGGACACCACCGTCGTCGTCGACGAGATGGAGGATACCCTCCTCGGCCGGTATTACAGCGTCACTGGCCCGGTTATGGGTCGCTATCTGCTCGCGAACGAAGTCGAAGAACTCAAAGAACCAGTCGATCCGGACGACGTCCTCATCCGGGCGAGGTCGATGTAG
- a CDS encoding DUF7091 family protein, protein MADLGTLFKQAARRVGRTVGAASSEFSGGRIEGTLPREEDGRARIVCRKHAERRAVQIDSGRPTCFEPEDPDCESCLADIEDGTVETW, encoded by the coding sequence ATGGCGGATCTCGGCACGCTGTTCAAACAGGCGGCTCGCCGGGTGGGCCGCACCGTCGGCGCGGCGTCGTCGGAGTTCTCGGGCGGGCGCATCGAGGGCACGCTCCCACGCGAGGAAGACGGGCGCGCTCGGATCGTGTGCCGAAAACACGCAGAACGGCGGGCTGTGCAAATCGACTCGGGACGACCCACTTGCTTCGAGCCCGAGGATCCGGACTGTGAGTCCTGTCTGGCCGATATCGAGGACGGAACCGTCGAAACCTGGTGA
- a CDS encoding Tfx family DNA-binding protein, with translation MTEVPDVTAILARAGFDPSESVLTRRQAEVLALRERGLPQAAIADELGTSRANVSKVETSARDNIEKARETVAFAETLQAPVRIDVDPGTDLYEVPDLVYDGCDDAGVKVPYSAPEVMKLVSEAAGDAIAGREVKQHILVGVTSDGTMRVRVQPED, from the coding sequence ATGACCGAGGTCCCAGACGTCACTGCGATCCTGGCCCGGGCCGGTTTCGACCCGTCCGAAAGCGTGTTGACCCGACGACAGGCAGAGGTCCTCGCGCTCCGCGAACGAGGACTGCCACAGGCGGCCATCGCCGACGAACTCGGCACCTCGCGGGCCAACGTCTCGAAAGTCGAGACCAGCGCCCGGGACAACATCGAGAAGGCCAGAGAGACCGTCGCCTTCGCCGAAACCCTCCAGGCACCGGTCCGGATCGACGTGGATCCCGGGACGGATCTCTACGAGGTGCCGGACCTGGTCTACGACGGCTGTGACGACGCCGGGGTGAAAGTTCCGTACTCCGCGCCCGAGGTGATGAAACTGGTGAGCGAAGCCGCCGGGGACGCCATCGCCGGCCGCGAAGTGAAACAGCACATTCTCGTCGGGGTCACAAGCGACGGCACGATGCGCGTTCGGGTCCAACCCGAGGACTGA
- a CDS encoding TRAM domain-containing protein, which produces MAMCPLADDCPHFSEQIDGMGCQHFGDRGGMEWCKHYNQPIEDLKTAPVVPGEEVIVEVTDMHESGAGVGHHQETGFVIMVDGVLPEAWVEATVDTVKSNYARASLEQKLDGPPGDDGDTEVEGEDTAETAETSDDETEAEDATEERKTRAKDDPRLGSRENFWGS; this is translated from the coding sequence ATGGCGATGTGCCCACTCGCGGACGACTGTCCCCACTTCTCAGAGCAGATCGACGGCATGGGATGTCAGCACTTCGGGGACCGGGGCGGGATGGAGTGGTGCAAACACTACAACCAGCCCATCGAGGACCTGAAGACCGCCCCGGTGGTCCCCGGCGAGGAAGTAATCGTCGAGGTCACCGACATGCACGAGAGTGGGGCCGGTGTGGGCCACCACCAGGAGACCGGTTTTGTCATCATGGTCGACGGCGTGCTGCCCGAAGCCTGGGTCGAGGCCACGGTCGACACCGTAAAATCGAATTACGCCCGTGCGAGCCTCGAACAGAAACTAGACGGCCCCCCAGGCGACGATGGAGACACGGAGGTGGAAGGGGAGGACACCGCGGAGACGGCCGAAACGAGTGATGACGAGACGGAAGCCGAGGACGCGACCGAGGAACGGAAAACGCGCGCGAAAGACGATCCGCGACTGGGCAGTCGGGAGAACTTCTGGGGAAGCTAA
- a CDS encoding ABC transporter permease has protein sequence MPRLPDRLFERFQRLDQLRETHSPFYLAALLLGGFVAVLVVAPLFWLVLRAGTVEPARAIELLSSRRSVLIGARSIALVLGTTVASVLLGVPLAVLTTRTDLPAQRLFSVVIALPLVIPSYIGAFAFVSAFGRHGEVGSLLGLNLPRIDGFAGAVLVITLYTYPYVFLGTRAALRSMDASLVEAARSLDAGPVEAFRRVTLPQIRPAISAGALLVALYALSDFGTPAFMGVSVFTSAIYMESEAFNVGYAALLSLQLLTLAGVILLVESRTGRATGQTARRRGSPIELGWLRYPAMALVGLLGAVTILLPVGLFLSWMVRGTGGAVPSLAFQPQHALNSVGFSLAAALVASVMALPVAYLGVSGRSRLGRLLERGTYVGFAVPGVVIGLALVFLGSSTAPWLYRTAPLLVFAYVVRFLPQAVGTTRSALEGFDDQIAEAARTLNAGPWRTFRKVVFPEIAPGVLAGAALVFLTTMKELPATLMLQPIGRDTLATMIWAAHGSLYYRYAAVPALVLIVVSGVSMLVLLAQDESGI, from the coding sequence ATGCCGCGACTCCCCGATCGACTGTTCGAACGGTTCCAGAGGCTCGATCAGCTCCGCGAGACGCACTCGCCGTTCTATCTGGCGGCGCTCCTGCTCGGTGGATTCGTCGCCGTCCTCGTGGTCGCCCCGCTTTTCTGGCTCGTCCTCCGGGCCGGCACGGTCGAGCCCGCACGGGCGATCGAGCTACTGAGTTCCCGCCGCAGCGTCCTGATCGGGGCCCGAAGTATCGCGCTCGTGTTGGGGACGACAGTCGCGTCTGTGCTGCTCGGGGTGCCACTGGCCGTACTCACGACCCGGACCGACCTGCCCGCCCAGCGTCTGTTCTCCGTCGTCATCGCCCTGCCACTGGTGATTCCCAGTTACATCGGGGCCTTCGCTTTCGTCTCGGCGTTCGGTCGCCACGGTGAGGTCGGCTCCCTGCTGGGCCTGAATTTGCCCCGCATCGACGGGTTCGCGGGGGCGGTGCTGGTCATCACGCTGTACACCTATCCCTACGTGTTCCTCGGAACGCGGGCCGCGCTTCGATCGATGGACGCCTCGCTGGTCGAGGCTGCACGGAGCCTGGACGCCGGCCCCGTCGAGGCCTTCCGGCGCGTGACCCTCCCCCAGATCCGGCCCGCGATTTCCGCCGGCGCGCTGCTCGTGGCCCTCTATGCGCTGTCCGATTTCGGCACGCCGGCGTTCATGGGCGTCTCCGTGTTCACGAGTGCCATCTACATGGAGAGCGAGGCGTTCAACGTGGGATATGCGGCGTTGCTCTCCCTGCAGTTGCTGACCCTGGCGGGCGTCATCCTCCTCGTCGAATCCAGGACGGGTCGCGCCACCGGGCAGACCGCCCGCCGACGAGGGAGTCCGATCGAACTCGGGTGGCTGCGGTACCCGGCGATGGCGCTCGTGGGGCTGCTCGGTGCGGTGACGATCCTGCTCCCGGTGGGCCTTTTCCTCTCCTGGATGGTGCGCGGGACCGGCGGAGCGGTCCCCTCACTCGCCTTCCAGCCCCAGCACGCCCTGAACTCGGTCGGGTTCTCGCTCGCGGCCGCCCTGGTCGCGAGCGTGATGGCCCTCCCCGTGGCGTATCTCGGAGTCAGCGGCCGGAGTCGGCTGGGCCGACTCCTCGAACGGGGGACCTACGTGGGCTTTGCCGTCCCCGGAGTCGTCATCGGTCTGGCCCTCGTCTTTCTGGGCTCCTCAACCGCTCCGTGGCTCTACCGGACGGCCCCGCTGTTGGTGTTCGCCTACGTCGTGCGATTTCTCCCCCAGGCGGTCGGGACGACCCGATCGGCCCTGGAAGGGTTCGACGACCAAATCGCCGAAGCCGCTCGCACCCTGAACGCCGGCCCCTGGCGGACGTTCAGGAAAGTGGTCTTTCCGGAGATCGCACCGGGGGTACTCGCGGGTGCCGCCCTGGTCTTTCTCACGACGATGAAGGAGCTCCCGGCGACGCTCATGCTCCAGCCGATCGGGCGTGACACCCTGGCGACCATGATCTGGGCCGCCCACGGGAGTCTTTACTACCGGTATGCGGCGGTCCCCGCACTGGTGCTCATCGTCGTCTCGGGGGTCTCGATGCTCGTCCTGCTCGCCCAGGACGAAAGCGGGATCTGA
- a CDS encoding extracellular solute-binding protein, giving the protein MSDTDHTDTTAQSGSRDRTWSRRRLLGTAGAALTMSVGLAGCLGSGGSDPFETDEPQGEPVDGEGVTWDDLGDLEGELTVYSGRTRDQIDPLFTKLEEFYPDFSIARDYDSNEAQLNSLVEEGESTPADLFYTQSSGALAALKSEGLARTLPTDVQDAVPENKRDPDGQWTGASGRVRAVQFNSDTWSRSELPTDIFAYATDERFAGEISTRPNSGTFRSFIVAMLELEGEERTREWIRGLLEDQDVTLYSSGTQQAEAVANGEVSVGLGNQYYAARVIESQPEISLDVTFTRNDPGSLFNVSGVAVLSGAQKPNLAAEFVRHVLAVEGQQFFVDTNGEYPVVDGVAYDGPLPSLEALEPPTFDLNELGDLEPAIDLLREEGMTV; this is encoded by the coding sequence ATGAGCGACACAGATCACACGGATACGACAGCACAATCGGGGAGTCGGGATCGGACCTGGAGCCGACGCCGGTTGCTCGGGACCGCCGGGGCCGCCCTCACGATGAGTGTCGGGCTGGCCGGCTGTCTCGGTTCGGGCGGATCGGACCCCTTCGAAACCGACGAGCCCCAGGGCGAACCGGTCGACGGGGAGGGAGTAACCTGGGACGATCTGGGTGATCTGGAGGGCGAGTTGACCGTCTACTCCGGGCGGACTCGCGATCAGATCGATCCGCTGTTCACGAAGCTCGAGGAGTTCTACCCGGATTTCTCGATCGCCCGGGACTACGACAGCAACGAGGCCCAGCTCAACAGCCTCGTGGAGGAGGGGGAGTCCACGCCGGCCGACCTGTTCTACACCCAGTCCTCGGGCGCGCTCGCGGCACTGAAATCCGAGGGGCTGGCCCGAACACTCCCGACCGACGTTCAGGATGCCGTCCCGGAGAACAAGCGCGATCCCGACGGCCAGTGGACGGGGGCCTCCGGGCGCGTGCGAGCGGTCCAGTTCAACAGCGACACCTGGAGTCGGTCCGAGTTGCCGACCGACATCTTCGCCTACGCCACGGACGAGCGCTTTGCCGGCGAGATCTCCACCCGCCCGAACTCCGGCACCTTCCGCTCGTTCATCGTCGCCATGCTCGAACTGGAGGGCGAAGAGCGAACCCGGGAGTGGATTCGGGGCCTCCTCGAAGACCAGGACGTCACCCTTTATTCGAGCGGCACACAGCAGGCCGAAGCCGTCGCGAACGGCGAGGTCTCCGTGGGCCTTGGTAACCAGTACTACGCCGCCCGCGTCATCGAGAGCCAGCCCGAGATCTCCCTGGACGTGACCTTCACCCGGAACGACCCGGGGAGCCTGTTCAACGTCTCCGGGGTCGCAGTGCTCTCGGGAGCCCAAAAGCCGAATCTCGCCGCCGAGTTCGTCCGCCACGTCCTCGCCGTGGAGGGCCAGCAGTTCTTCGTCGACACGAACGGCGAGTACCCGGTCGTCGACGGGGTGGCGTACGACGGCCCGCTCCCGAGCCTCGAGGCCCTCGAACCGCCCACCTTCGACCTCAACGAACTGGGCGACCTGGAGCCGGCCATCGACCTCCTGCGCGAGGAAGGGATGACCGTCTAA
- a CDS encoding ABC transporter ATP-binding protein: MATHTSSPAVEHSHAEQAGTEAAARTVLELDSVTTAFEGEPAIEDVSLAVRDGELLSILGPSGCGKTTALRTIAGLEAPDSGQVAIGGERVADGTRSTPPEDRDVGLVFQDFALFSHLSVAENVGFGIEDWPAAERTARIEELLDLVGLAGAEDRSPTDLSGGQQQRVALARALAPEPELLLLDEPFSSLDRDLRERMREEVRDILDTAGVTTVFVTHDQTEALSISDRVAVLHDGRLEQVGHPEAVFSNPATRFVANFLGNPTFLAGQVEDGAVSTSIGPIPLGQLPGLSAADAGRPVDVILRPDDVNAVAAPPDSAHGTVHRRSYEGSTVRYRVQLGDGTAVEVRHNHTAGLTQGDPVRIDLIADHEFAWFPAER; this comes from the coding sequence ATGGCAACACACACCTCCTCGCCCGCCGTCGAACACAGCCACGCGGAACAGGCGGGCACGGAAGCGGCGGCCCGCACGGTTCTCGAACTGGATTCGGTGACGACGGCCTTCGAGGGTGAGCCCGCCATCGAGGACGTCTCGCTGGCCGTACGCGACGGCGAGTTGCTCTCGATTTTGGGGCCCTCGGGGTGTGGGAAGACCACGGCACTCCGGACGATCGCTGGGCTCGAAGCCCCCGACTCCGGCCAGGTCGCTATCGGCGGGGAACGGGTCGCGGACGGGACCCGCTCGACGCCGCCAGAGGACCGGGACGTGGGCCTGGTCTTCCAGGACTTCGCGCTGTTCTCGCATCTCTCGGTGGCCGAGAACGTCGGGTTCGGGATCGAGGACTGGCCGGCGGCCGAACGGACGGCCCGGATCGAGGAGCTCCTCGATCTCGTCGGCCTGGCCGGGGCCGAGGATCGCTCGCCGACGGACCTCTCCGGCGGACAACAGCAGCGAGTGGCGCTCGCTCGCGCACTCGCGCCCGAACCGGAACTGTTGCTCCTGGACGAACCCTTCTCCAGCCTGGATCGGGACCTTCGCGAGCGGATGCGCGAGGAAGTGCGGGACATCCTCGACACCGCCGGCGTGACCACGGTCTTTGTCACACACGATCAGACTGAGGCCCTCTCCATCTCGGATCGGGTCGCCGTGCTCCACGACGGCCGCCTCGAACAGGTCGGTCACCCCGAAGCGGTGTTCTCGAACCCGGCGACTCGCTTTGTCGCGAACTTCCTCGGGAACCCGACCTTCCTGGCTGGACAGGTCGAAGACGGGGCCGTCTCGACGTCGATCGGGCCCATTCCACTGGGACAACTCCCGGGGCTCTCGGCGGCTGATGCCGGCCGGCCGGTCGACGTGATCCTCAGGCCCGACGACGTGAACGCGGTCGCTGCTCCACCGGACAGCGCCCACGGGACCGTCCACCGTCGCAGTTACGAGGGGTCGACGGTTCGCTACCGCGTGCAGCTGGGTGATGGAACCGCCGTCGAAGTGCGACACAACCACACGGCGGGACTGACCCAGGGCGATCCCGTCAGGATCGACCTGATCGCGGACCACGAGTTCGCCTGGTTCCCGGCCGAGCGTTGA
- a CDS encoding DNA-binding protein: MSQDPDDDRLEELREQKLQELQEQQGGGDGGREEAMEAQREQAEAQRKAVLRQHLTDGARKRLNTVKMSRESFGEQVEQQIVALAQSGRLREKIDEEKMKELLREMKPDSKSFNISRR; encoded by the coding sequence ATGAGCCAGGACCCCGATGACGACCGTCTGGAGGAGCTTCGCGAGCAGAAACTACAGGAGCTACAGGAACAGCAGGGCGGCGGCGACGGTGGCCGCGAGGAGGCCATGGAGGCCCAGCGCGAGCAGGCCGAGGCCCAGCGGAAGGCGGTGCTCCGCCAGCATCTCACCGACGGGGCTCGCAAGCGACTCAACACGGTCAAGATGAGCCGCGAGAGCTTCGGCGAGCAGGTCGAACAGCAGATCGTCGCGCTGGCCCAGTCCGGCCGACTGCGCGAGAAGATCGACGAGGAAAAGATGAAAGAGTTGCTGCGCGAGATGAAACCCGACTCGAAGAGCTTCAACATCTCGCGGCGGTAG
- the hisS gene encoding histidine--tRNA ligase: protein MYDRLKGFRDFYPEEMAARRAMIDTLEATASQYGFREVGTPALERTQMYVDKSGEEIVEELYAFTDDGGREVAMTPELTPTVARMVVAKQQALTKPIKWYSTRPFWRYEEPQQGRFREFYQLNADIFGSTAPTADAEILAFAADAMTALGLTAADFEFRISHRDILGGLLESMGGDVDTRAAIRAVDKSEKIERAAYHDLLVDAGLSREQAVEFEALLENGDLDELIEFAGTDRVEAAVENLRAVLAAAEDFGVREYITLSLETARGLDYYTGVVFECFDSTGDVSRAVFGGGRYDDLIESVGGQPTPAVGVAPGLAPLSLLLQRAGVWPEEALSTDYYVLQIGDTRSEAARIVRALRERGHVVETDVSERSFGAQLEYADSINAETVVIVGEQDLTEGMVTVKDMASGDQAQVPIEAFPGDHEAPRLADFE from the coding sequence ATGTACGACCGGCTGAAGGGATTTCGTGATTTTTACCCCGAGGAGATGGCCGCCCGTCGGGCGATGATCGACACGCTGGAGGCCACCGCGTCCCAGTACGGGTTCCGGGAGGTCGGCACCCCGGCACTGGAGCGGACCCAGATGTACGTCGACAAGAGCGGCGAGGAGATCGTCGAGGAACTGTACGCCTTTACCGACGACGGGGGCCGCGAGGTCGCCATGACCCCGGAACTGACCCCCACCGTGGCCCGCATGGTCGTGGCGAAACAGCAGGCACTCACGAAGCCGATCAAGTGGTACTCGACCCGCCCCTTCTGGCGCTACGAGGAGCCCCAGCAGGGTCGATTCCGCGAGTTCTACCAGCTCAACGCCGACATCTTCGGCTCCACGGCCCCCACGGCAGACGCCGAGATTCTCGCCTTCGCGGCCGACGCCATGACCGCGCTGGGCCTGACCGCCGCGGACTTCGAGTTCCGCATCTCCCACCGGGACATTTTGGGTGGCCTGCTCGAATCGATGGGCGGTGACGTGGACACCCGGGCCGCGATCAGGGCCGTCGACAAAAGCGAGAAGATCGAGCGGGCCGCATACCACGATCTGCTCGTCGACGCCGGCCTCTCCCGGGAGCAGGCCGTCGAGTTCGAGGCCCTCCTTGAAAATGGGGACCTCGACGAACTAATCGAGTTCGCCGGCACCGACCGCGTCGAGGCGGCTGTCGAGAACCTCAGAGCGGTCCTCGCGGCCGCGGAGGATTTCGGTGTCCGGGAATACATCACCCTCTCGCTGGAGACGGCCCGCGGTCTGGACTACTACACGGGGGTCGTCTTCGAGTGCTTCGACTCGACCGGGGACGTCTCCCGGGCGGTCTTCGGGGGTGGGCGCTACGATGACCTGATCGAGAGCGTCGGTGGCCAGCCCACCCCCGCGGTGGGTGTCGCGCCCGGACTGGCACCGCTCTCGCTGCTCCTCCAGCGGGCCGGCGTCTGGCCCGAGGAGGCCCTCTCGACGGACTATTACGTCCTCCAGATCGGGGACACGCGGTCCGAGGCGGCCCGGATCGTCAGGGCCCTTCGCGAGCGGGGCCACGTCGTCGAGACCGACGTCTCGGAGCGCTCGTTCGGCGCGCAACTGGAGTACGCGGACTCGATCAACGCCGAGACGGTCGTCATCGTCGGCGAGCAGGACCTCACCGAGGGGATGGTCACGGTCAAGGACATGGCCTCGGGTGATCAGGCCCAGGTCCCGATCGAAGCGTTCCCCGGCGACCACGAGGCCCCGCGCCTCGCGGACTTCGAGTAG
- the truA gene encoding tRNA pseudouridine(38-40) synthase TruA, whose amino-acid sequence MRAYRVAYDGRAYHGFQRQPSLPTVEGALFDALADHGIEFEGAPSKYAAAGRTDAGVSALAQTIAFDAPAWLSAQAFTAYLPEDVHVWASTPVPADFHATHHARWREYTYLLHAPSDDPERRAEIEARLAGEHDFHNLAAADAGTVRDLSVRSDRTGDYLRVRVRAGGFPRQLVRRLLALYDRVLRGERDLAFIDRVLAPEPLPGPEGFPPAPAYPLVLTGVDYDQSFDTDPDAVEAARTVFERRARADRTRAAVGRTLQQGIGGSTGDNP is encoded by the coding sequence ATGCGGGCCTACCGGGTTGCCTACGACGGCCGGGCCTACCACGGCTTTCAGCGCCAGCCGTCGCTTCCAACCGTCGAGGGCGCACTCTTCGACGCCCTCGCGGACCACGGCATCGAATTCGAGGGCGCCCCGTCGAAATATGCGGCGGCCGGCCGGACCGATGCTGGGGTCTCGGCATTGGCCCAGACGATCGCCTTCGACGCACCCGCGTGGCTCTCGGCCCAAGCGTTCACCGCCTACTTGCCCGAGGACGTGCACGTCTGGGCCAGCACGCCGGTCCCGGCTGACTTTCACGCGACCCACCACGCCCGGTGGCGGGAGTACACCTACCTGCTACACGCCCCCAGCGACGATCCGGAGCGCCGGGCCGAAATCGAGGCCAGGCTCGCCGGCGAGCACGACTTCCACAACCTCGCGGCGGCGGATGCGGGCACGGTTCGAGACCTCTCGGTCCGAAGTGATCGGACGGGCGATTACCTCCGGGTCCGGGTCCGGGCGGGTGGGTTCCCGCGACAACTCGTCAGACGGCTGCTCGCGCTCTACGACCGGGTGCTCCGTGGCGAGCGCGATCTCGCTTTCATCGATCGCGTGCTCGCCCCTGAACCATTGCCCGGGCCCGAGGGCTTCCCGCCTGCGCCAGCCTATCCCCTCGTTCTGACCGGGGTGGACTACGACCAGTCTTTCGACACCGACCCGGATGCGGTCGAGGCGGCCCGGACTGTGTTCGAGCGGCGCGCTCGTGCGGACCGAACCCGGGCCGCCGTCGGTCGAACCCTCCAGCAGGGGATCGGCGGGTCGACTGGCGACAACCCTTAA